TGCTCCCACTGGTGCTTCCGCCGACTGTGGTCGGATTTATATTGCTCGTGTTACTGGGGCGTAAGAGCCTGCTCGGACGGTGGATTGAAGCCATCTTCTCCGCACCTGTCATTTTCTCTTGGTGGGCAGCTGTGATTGCCTCGGTGGTGGTTGCGTTCCCATTGGTATATCAGACGATGAAATCCGGTTTTAGCGGGATTGATAAGGATCTGGAAGATGCAGGCCGCTCCATCGGAGCGAATGAATGGCAGGTATTTCGTCATATCTCACTTCCGCTTGCAGGGAGAGCGTTGATGACGGCATTCATCCTGGGTTTCGCGCGTGCACTGGGGGAATTCGGGGCTACGCTCATGATCGCAGGTAATATTCCGGGCAAAACGCAAACCGTACCCACTGCAATCTATGTTGCTGTGGATTCGGGCAATCAGACGATGGCCTGGATGTGGACCGGCTCTATTATTATCATTTCGTTTATCATGCTGCTCTTAACCAGACAGCCCCGCGACGGAAAGGCATGATGTGGGCTATTTAAAGTGAAAGCGATAAGGATTAGCATTAGCATTAGCATTCAAAAAACCCGCTCAAGGAATCTTTCCTCGGAGCGGGTTTTCATTTGCGCAGGCCGCATATATGGGATATCATGTATGTTTACGTTCATCCAGCCGATTTTTGTTCAGCCTGTTTGAACAGAAGGTGTCTTATAACGGGCAGGGTCCAGCGTTTTGATCATAAATACAATCTCTTCCTGTCGTTCAGGTGTCTGTACCGTTTTATGATGAAAAGGTTCATATCCCCGCCGTTCATACATGGGAGCAAGCCAGGGATGGCGAGTCGCTGTTGCCAGAAATACGGCAGGAGCATCAAGCTTTTGCAGAATGATATGTTGCTCTACCCAATCCAGTAGTTTGGAGCCGTAACCCTGGCTTTTATGGGCCGGATTTACCGCGAACCAGCGGATGAAAGGATAGGGGCTGATGGCTTTCCGCTGTTCATCTTCGGCTCGATCAAGGGTAACCGTGGCAATGATTTCTCCCCCTTTTTCAAGAATATAGCATTCATGCTGTACAATATTATTCTGGATGACTTCCAGTGTAGCGTGTCCGGCTGGAAAAGGAATGTTCAGGGCTCGAATTGTCTCATAGGCATCAACGGTAACAGCCTGCAATTGTTCGGCATCTTCAAGTGTAGCCAATCGGTATTGTTCGGTCATGATCGATCAATCCCTTCTATGAAAATTAACTATTCCAACCTGTTAAGTTGGTTTAAATATTTTGGTGTTATTTTATCATGAAATTCAGGGTTGGAATATAATTCTCGAATCAGATCTGTCTATAAGTCCATCGAAAGCTTCTATATGTCAAAATGACAAAACTTTTTCCAATTTTACTCGTTTCAGGACTCGCCTAAACCATGCTCTATCCTGTAAAATAGAACTAACTGATTCCAGCCAAGAACTGAAATAAGGAGAGACGACTAATGAATACGAAATCTGATTTCGGTATATCGTTGCAAATCGACGACTATCTGGATCTTTTGCATTTTGCCATCCAAATCGAGGATCAGGAATGGCAGCAGTCCCTTATCCACCAGCTCAAAATATTTCAGCCGGAAGCGGAGCAGCGCACACCTGAAGAAGAATTATGGATGAGATTTGATTATATCAACAGCAAACTGACAGGTCTCTGCCACCAGATTCACGCGGCCCATTCAACGGATGAACGCAAGAAGTTTGAAGAACGAATCGGACTGTTGCAACTGCAGCGTATAGAAGTAGCTCGTAAAATTAAATGGGCTAGTCGCAGATAGATGCGTAATTGAATTTAATATGATCTATAATTGAAGAAGCGATCCCCAGCCCCGTCGGAGGATCGCTTCTTTTGGTTTACTTTTGGATCAGGGAACGGGTGAAGCATAGAGAAGTTCTATAACGTTATCAGGATGTCCTATTAGCATATATATTGCCTGGGCATGACATCCAGTGCTATTCTTTGTTCAACCTAATTCCGACTATACAAGTGTGAATGGTTAGTTAAATCAAAAATGAGGAATGGGAGTACACATCATATTGGCTGAAATGACAGCCTGTGGAGGAGATCGGGAATGGTTAATCACTGGGGGATTCAGAAATTTCGGACAGCATTGCTGTTCATTACTATGTTGGCGGTACTGGCGGGTTGCAGTTCAGGCAATGCATCGAATGAATCGAATTCCGCATCTGCGTCCGGTCAGGATAAAGTAAAGAAGATCATTGTGGGTACAGGCACTCAATTCCCTAATGTTTGCTTTATTGATGAGAATGGCAAGCTGACGGGCTACGATGTAGAGCTGATCCGCGAGATTGATAAACGATTGCCAGAATATGAATTTGAGTTCAGTACAATGGAATTCAAAAATCTGCTGCTCAGTCTTGAAACGAAGAAAATAGACCTGATCGCTCACCAGATGGAAGTGAATGAAGAGAGACAGGCCAAGTTCCTCTTTAATGACGAGGCATATAACATTTTTCCTAATAAAATCGTTGTAAGCGAGAAAAACCAGGATGTAAAATCCATCGAGGATCTGAAAGGTAAAAAACTGATTGTTGGCGCGACGAGTAATGCGGCTGTACTGGCTGAGAAATGGAATGCAGCGAACGGTAACGCCATTGACATTGTGTATTCCGGAGCAGGGGAAGATACGAATACCCAGATCAAAACAGGGCGGGTGGATGCAACCATCAGCACGCAGTTTGCCATCGATTATCAGAATAAAGTGGTGGATGCACAGTTGAAAACTGTCGGAGAAGCTCTCTCCAACTCCAAAGTGTATTTCATTCTGAACAAGGATGAGGAAGAGCTCAAAACTAAAGTGGATGAAGCGCTCAAATCAATCAAGGAAGATGGGACATTGAGCAAATTGAGCACAGAGTGGCTGGGAGCCGATTACACGGTTGAGGAATAGTTCGTTGAGAAAGGTGAGCGACAGTTATGGGTAAATCATTCGATCTGTCATTGGTTCTGGATTTCATCCCTGAACTGCTGCGATATTTGCATATTACACTGATTGTACTGGGTGGTTCCATTGTGCTCGGTCTGGTGGGCGGTGTGCTTCTGGCGGTTCCGAGGTTATACCGGATTCCGGTGCTGAGCCAGCTCGCTACCCTGTATGTCTCTTTCATGCGGGGCACACCGATTCTCATCAAGTTGTTTCTGGTCTATTACGGATTACCCGAACTGCTCAAGCCAATAGGAGTCGATCTATCCAGGACCGATCCGCTGGTATTCGTCATCGTGACTTATGCGCTAAGTGATGCAGCGTCCTTTGCCGAAATCTTTCGCGGAGCTGTGCGCAGTGTGGACAAGGGCCAGACGGAAGCAGCTTATGCTGCGGGCTTGACCACGTTTCAGTCTTTTCGGCGCATTGTGGTCCCGCAGGCACTCATTGTTGCTTTTCCGAATATGGCGAATACGTTGATTGGCTCGTTAAAGGATACGTCACTTGCTTTTTCGATTGGGGTCATGGACATGGTGGGCAGGGGCCAAACCCTGATCTCGGCTACATCGCATGCTCTTGAAGTGTATATCAGTCTGTCGGTTGTCTACTATGTTATCGTGCTTGTACTTGAAAAAGGGTTTGCTCTCGCAGAACGCAGACTCCAGCGTCACGAACGTAAGAAGGAAGTCCGCGGGCCAGCGGTAAGAGCTGAACGCCTGAAACGAATAGCGGGGTGAGCGCATGTCTATTGATTTCAACTTTATCTACACCTCTTTCTTCCAGATTCTAAAGGCATTGCCACTGACACTCGTCATTACGATTGTACCGTTGATCGCAGGCTTCGGCATTGGTCTGGCTACTGCTTTAATCCGAATCTATAAGGTTCCCTGGGTCTACCGGATCGCTGATTTCTATGTTTCGTTTTTTCGGGGGACACCGATGCTGATGCACTTGTTTCTAATCTATTACGGGATTCCGTTGATCATCGACAAGCTGGCTGCCAGGTACGGCTGGGCCTTTCAGTCTTCTTCCATCCCGATTCTGGTGTTCGTGCTCATTGCCTTCTCGTTGACTGCGGGATCTTATATGTCGGAGATTATTCGTTCCGGTATTCTTGCAGTGGATACCGGGCAGATGGAAGCTGCACATGCCGTGGGCATGAGTACCTCCCAGGCAATGAGACGCATTATTTTACCGCAGGCGGTGGGTGCGGTTCTGCCGAATCTGTGCAGCATGTTTGTTGGTTTCCTGCATGGATCAACACTTGCATTTACCGTATCACAGATGGATATTCTCGGGAAAGCGGACGTGGTGGCTTCGGTTAGTCTGAAATTTCTGGAGGCTTTCATTGCTGCCGCATTGATCTATTGGGGTCTGACGGTGATTGTCGAACGGATTACAGCTTTGCTGGAACGCAGAGTTGCCGTGTACAGCAAAGGAGGAGTGTCATGATATCACTGACGAATATACACAAATCTTTTGGTCAGCAGGAAGTGTTGAAAGGTATTGATCTGACTGTGGAGCAGGGGGATGTTGTTGCTATTCTTGGACCGAGCGGGTCCGGCAAAACGACATTGCTGCGCTGTGTGAATTTTCTTGAACGTGCCGATGAGGGCAAGGTACAGATCAGCGGATTAACCGTAGACTGTAAGTATGCCCGTAAACATGACATTGTGCAGTTGCGGCGAAAAACGGCGATGGTGTTCCAGCATTATAACCTGTTCAAACATAAAACAGTGCTGGATAACGTAACGGAAGGGTTAATCATCGCCCAGAAAATGTCCAAAGCCGATGCTCGTGAACGAGCCTTGCGTGTACTTGAACAAGTAGGTCTGTCCGCCAAAATCAATGAGTATCCCAGCATGCTGTCAGGTGGACAGCAGCAGCGGGTAGGCATTGCTCGGGCGCTGGCACTGAATCCAGAGGTCATTCTGTTCGATGAACCAACCTCGGCGCTTGATCCAGAACTTGTAGGTGAGGTGCTGTCGGTCATTCGATCGATTGCCCAGGAAGGCATCACCATGATTGTTGTCACCCATGAAATGGGTTTTGCCCGCGAGGTGGCGAATCGAGTTGTATTCATGGATGGGGGTTCCGTAGTGGAAGAAGGGACACCGGAGGACGTATTTGTGCGGCCCAAACAGGAACGTACTCGCCAATTCCTCAGCCGTTACTCATCCGATTGGAGTTACGTCATCTGACGATATAGGCGCAAGCTGGAGTAACTGACGATCCCGGCCCGGCATATGCTGTAGCAGGCAAATGCTGATAGGCCGGGTTTTTCTATGGGTGAAGCAGGCCGTGACGGTAAGGAGGAGGACCATGCAGAGCAAAATCGATGAAATACTCACACATATTGCACATTCTCACCAGCAGGTTGCGCGTGTACTGGATGCCAAACGTCAAGTCGCTGTGCGCATGTCTGAAATCATCAATCATTTGCCGGATATTGAACCGGAGCTGGATGGCGTTGACGGTCTGCTGGATAGCTCGGGACAAATCAACAAAAGCATCATCTCCTATTTGGGAGGCCTGGCAGACCTGGAAGAAGCCGTAGCCGAAACGCTGACCCAGGTGATGCGGGAGATGGCGAGTCAAGAGGAAGAATAAGCCCGGAAGGCGGGTGAATGGACATGAGCAGAGAACAAAGTCTCATACTGATGCTGGATGCAGCCGCCAAGATGCAGTGGAATATTGCCCTCATTTTGGAGGCCAAGGCGATTGAAGCCGAGAAGGTAAGGAACTGGGCGTTAAATCATTTGAATGGTGAGGCTTTTCTGACGCATAGCGATCAGGTGGCAGAGCCTCTCAAAATGCATGATCAGCTGGTGGAAATACTGGAAGGATTGACCCGAATGGAAACCGGATTATGCAACAACCTGAAGGCTATCATGGTGCAGAACGATGGTGAAGAAGGCGGCATGGATGGTGGCATGTTTGGCGGTATGGATATGGGGGATCTCGGAAAATGAGTCTGTTGCGGCGTGAGCAGGAAGCGAAACTGTCCCTCATTGAGTCCATTGCACACAGTCAGCAGGCGCTCGCCCGCATTCTGGACAGTGTGGCCAGCGTGTCTGCCCACTCGGAAGTATCCGCCCGCAGTCTGGCTGAGAACATTCGTTTGCTGAGCCGTTATCAAGAAGAGATGTCACGGATGGTTACGGGGATTCCATTGGCCCGAATCCAGCATGGGGAGCCTGGTGTGCCATGGCTCAAAGATCCTGGATATGCAATACGCATAGTCCGGAATATACAGGAGGAATGTTGACATGTTAAAGAAGAAAAAAATACGTCTGAGAACCAAAAGAGCGCTGCTTGCTCGCGGGGCCCGTCTGCGTAAACTCCGTAAACTGCGTGCGCTCAAAGGCAAACGTGTACTGCACAAACGTACCCTCAAAGGACGCAGTGCGTGGCTTAAAAAAAAGAAACGTGCGGTACGACGGCACCGGAGTCTGAAGCCTGCACAACCGTTCGTCCCGGCTACCCCTACCGATCCGAACCCGGACAGCGCCTACAGCCAGGGGTACAACGAGGCGTACAACGAGGGATTCAACGCGGGTTTCGCCAAGGGATTCGAGGACGGACATCAATTGGCTTACAAAGCGCAATAGCAGAATAGGTGTACATTTTCGGATGACTATAGATGCATGTCCAGTGTACAACGATAACCCGGGGGGAAAGATCCCTCCGGGTTATTTGTATCACCGCAAAAGCGGACATGCCCGTGCAGGCGGATGTGGAGGGCAGACGCCAATTTTGCGCCTTGCAGGACACCCGTCCATGATGCATCTGACCCCGGGGCATATCCTTTAGAGGGAACACCAATCACGGGGAGAATCTGAAAGTGATATCTCCTGAAGGAAGACAGGGTGAAGGATGTGGCAAAACGACGACACCGACCGCCTACAGAAGCGGAGACGGCTTACCGTGGCGGGTATGCAGAAGGCCGCAGATTTGGCGGCTGTCAGGCAATGATGGAGCGAGTGCAGCTGTTTGAGCCGACCGTGCGGAATATGAAGGTGCTGTACATTCCGCAGGGATTCGATGCCATCGATGAAGGCGTCATTGGAGCCTTGCAGCAATCTGTTCGTGAATGTGTTGTCGGATCGCCGGCAAACATGCTGCAGGAAGCCAGCCAGCATAGGCCCGATCTGGTGCTGGTTATGAATGGACTACACGTATTTCCTCCCGATCATCTGGAACAGGTGAATGGCATAAAAGGGCTGGGAATTCGAACAGCAGTATGGTTTGTGGATGACCCGTATTTTACCGAAGATACGACAAGCATTTGCCAGCATTATGATGTTGTGTTCACACATGAGGAAGCGGCCGTGCCGTTCTATACTGCACATGGTGCGGGTCGGGTGATCTATATGCCGCTGGCAGTGAACCCGGGGATGTTTCAACCAAGGCGTACGGCACCGCAGCATCAGTATGACATTTGTTTTATCGGCACCGGATTCTGGAACCGAATTGCACTGTTCGACGAGCTGGCTCCTTTTCTGGCGGACAAAAAGGTATTCATTGCTGGCAGCCAGTGGAACCGTCTGAAACGCTATGACATTCTGGGCCGATTCATCCACGATGGCTGGATTGATCCGGGAGCGACAGTCGATTATTACAATGGCGCCAAAATCGTGATTAACGTTCACCGGACTTGCGAGAACGGGGAAGACAATCGCAATACGCATCACCTCCAAGGTCATTCCATTAATCCGCGGACGTATGAGATCAGCGCCTGTGGCACGATGCAGATTACGGATGCACGGCATGATCTGCCACGCTACTACCGGCCTGGATATGACATCGAGACCTTTACAACCGCGGCTGAACTTCAGCACAAAATCAAATATTATCTGCAACATGAAGAGGAGCGGCGAGCCCTAGCCTGGCGCGGGCTGCTCACCACGTTGAACCAGCATACATTCACCCGTCGTATCGCTCAGCTGCTGGAGCACGTGTAAGTCTCTTTCTGCAGGACAGCACCGTTTAGGCAGAGTTAGAGAACCCTATCCCAAAAATAAAAGGAGTGGCGGTATGTCTCTCAAACACCGTAAAACGAGAAAGACTCATGTACCAGTGCTCAGTCTGGCTGACCAAGCACGCAAAAACGGGCAGCATGCCGGATATGATGCGGGCAAGGAAGAAGGGTATTTGCGCGGCCGTGCCAACTATATCGTCAATTGTGCACAGGAACCCTTGCCTTTCCGGCAGCTTCACGTACTTTATGTATCTTCGGGTAAAGGATTCCCATATTCCCCACTGGACGAAGCCGTCATGGCAACATTGCAGGGCATGGTTGCCCAGGTAACTCTTTCCGATCCGCGTCAGCCTGTATCCGAAATTGCACTGCAAACCCGCCCGGACCTGGTGCTTGTGCTGGATGGCATGGATATTCCGCTGGAACATCTGGATGCGATCCGCCAAGCAGGCATTCAGACGGCAATTTGGCTCACGGATGATCCGTACTATACGGATATGACACTGGAAAGAGTACACCATTTCGATCATGTATTTACATTGGAACTGAACTGTGTTGAATTGTATCGACAAAACGGCTGCCCTTCTGTTCACTACCTGCCCTTTGCTGCATTCACTAACCATTACTTCCCGATCACCACACCTTCTCCATTACACCGGGACGTCAGCTTTATCGGTTCGGCCTACTGGAACCGGGTGTACTTCTTCAATCCGATCATGGCACAGCTGATGTCACACAATACCGTATTTAATGGTATCTGGTGGGATCGCCTGCCCGACTATGCTGCTTACGGTGAGAAGATCGAATTGGGTCGCTGGATGAGTCCGCAGGAAACGAACGATGTCTATAACGGCACCAAAATTGTCATCAACCTGCACCGCTCCCACGAAGATGATTCCGTTAACAACAACCATGTCAAAATTCTACCAGCCTCCCCGAATCCAAGAACATTTGAAATTGCCGCTTCTACAACCCTTCAATTGACCGATGCACGGGATGACTTGGCACGTTTCTATAAACCAGGTGTAGAAATCGAGACCTACTCTTCCCCTCAGGAGCTGCTGGATAAGGTTGAATACTATCTCACTCATGAGAAAGAGCGCCGCGAGATTGCACTTCGAGGGCTGGAACGGACATTAAAGGATCACACGTATGGCAAAAGAATCAACGAAATGTTAAGCATTATATTCCCTTAATCCTGACCGGAAGGAGGTGTGCACAGAACCCTGCATATTCGTATTCAGGGTCCGTGCAGCCATGGCGACTAAACCCAAGCTCATGTTGTTTTCCCATGTGTGCAACACCCGCAGCATTACGGGAGCGGAGAAGCTGTTGCTTCATTTTATGAGAGAGATGGGTTCCATCTTCGATTGTGTACTCGTGGTTCCTCAGGAAGGAAAGCTTGCCGGACTTGCACGGAGGTTCGATATTCAGGTCAAAGTATGCTTCCTGCCGATGCTTCACGGTGTGTACACACCTTACCGGGGGATTGCAACAGATGCAGAACAGCTTCGCCATAATCCGGCATATCAGGACGTGGTCTCCCTCATCCGGGAGACTGCACCTGATCTGGTGTTGACGAATACCTGTGTTAATGTAATGCCTGCCGTAGCAGCGAAGTCATTGCAAATTCCGGTGATCTGGAAGATTACCGAAATTATTCAGTTGAATGAACATACCAACGAAGCTGTGCAGATGATTGGACGTTACTCCGACTGGATCATAGGCATATCCGAAAGTGCAGCAGCACCCTTCAAGCAAGCCGGCATGAGTGCCAAGTTGACCGTGATCTCCCCAACCTGGGACCCGGCCTTGCCGGACCCCGAACGATGGGTGCACTTGAGGGAACGCAAACGCAAAGAGATTGGTTTCAAGCCATCGCAGATCTGTATCGGTTACATCTCTTCCTTCATATATGATGCCAAAGGTCTAAAACCTTTTGTAGATATGGCTCTGCAATTGTGTGAAACCCATCCGCGCTGTCGCTTCTGGATTATTGGTACATCAGCGGACAAAAAGTACTATGACGAATGTGTATCCCGGGTGAAAAAATCCGGTTATTATCGAAGATTTACCTTTACGCCGTTTGAGGAAAACGTATCTCCGGCCTATACGGCCATGGATATGGTGATCATTCCGAGCATGGTCAAAGAAGGATTCGGCATGACTGCGCTGGAGGGGCTTTATTTCGCCAAACCGGTTATCGCTTTTGCCCAGGGCGGACTCGAGGAATTGCTGGAATCGGTAGGCAGTGGTGCTTTTTTGGCCCCGGCCGGGGATTCCCAGGCACTTGCTACTCTGGCAACAACCCTGCTGAATGATCCTGAACTGGCCTCAGACACCGGTTGGCGTAATCGGACAGAAGCGGAAAAGCTGTACGGCATTGAAACCTACAGGGCAAAGCTGCATACGATGGTGACACAGTGGTTGATGCGTTTTCCTGGATGGTTTCCGTACATTCAGCCTCCTAATGGTCCTGTGTACGCATGGGGTGAGGGCCGTTTGCGAACCGTGCTGATTCTGGAACCGGCTTCGGTTCGGGCACGATTGTTCCCATTGACTGTGATTCAGGCGCTGCCAATCTCGCCCTTGCCTCCGCTTGCCATAGGTCAGCCTGTTCATGAAGGAACAGAACATCGCTCAGGCCACAGAACGGGACGAAGTCGTTCCCCGCATTCAACCCACCGCAGCAGGGTTCGTAACCGAATGAAACAACGAGGAACGGGAATAGGCGGAAGGAAGCTGAAGGCAAGCAAAAAGAAGAAACAACGTGTGCGCGTGGGGCAACCAATTGTTCGCAAACGTACGCCTGGCAAAACCAAACGAAGCCGGGCACGCCGGAGATTATCCAATAGACGATGAAGGCAGGGATTACGATGAAGATCATGACGGTGCTGGGTACGCGACCTGAAATTATACGGCTCAGTCTGATCATTTCCAAGCTGGACCAGTACGCGTCCAAACATATTCTGGTACACACGGGACAGAACTTCACGGAAAGTCTCAGCGGTCTTTTCTTCAAGGAAATGGGCTTGCGGGCGCCGGACTACGTCCTTCAGGATGAAGCGGCCTCGTTAGGTCGACAGTTATCCTCGATGTTTACGCAAATGGAGGATTTATTAAATCAGGAGAAACCGGATAAAGTGCTGCTGCTCGGTGATACGAACAGTGCATTATGTGCTGTTCTGGCTGAACGGATGGGCATACCCGTCATTCATATGGAAGCAGGCAATCGATGCTTTGACCTGGATGTGCCCGAAGAGAAAAATCGCAGGGTTATCGACGCCATTTCCACGATTAACATGCCGTACACCGAACAGAGTAAGAAACATCTGGTTAATGAAGGGGTGCCCAGTCGCCGAATTGTGCTGACAGGCAACCCGATCTATGAAGTAATGCGTCACTACGACGCACAGGTGAATTCCAGCAAAATACTGAAGAAATTGAAGCTGAAGTCCGGGCAATATTTTTTGGTAACGGCCCATCGGGCGGAGAATGTGGATCATCCTCCTCATTTGCTGGAAATCATGAAAGGCTTGAACCAGGTTGCTGAAGAACATGCCATGCGAGTCATATGCAGCATTCACCCTCGAACGGCTATTCGAATCGCCGAGCATCTGCAACTGGAGATGCACCCGCTGGTGGAATTTCACGAACCATTCGGTTTTTTCGACTTCGTGATGCTGGAACGACATGCACGCTGTGCACTTACGGACAGTGGTACCGTACAGGAGGAGTGCTGCATCATGGGGGTGCCTACGGTAACCATGCGTCGCACGACAGAGCGACCGGAGACGGTGGATTGCGGCAGCAACGTGGTCTCAGGTTTGGATGCGGAGCGTATTGCGGGCTGTGTGAAAGTCATGATCGAAATGTCAAACGACTGGGATTGTCCACAAGGCTACAAAGCAACCGATGTATCCAGTAAAGTGGTCAAATTTCTGCTTGGAGGGAAATTGCATGTTTGAAAATAAGCGTATACTCGTGACTGGCGGTACGGGATCATGGGGTTATGAACTTGTGGCTCAACTGCTGCCCCAGCAGCCTAAGGAGATTATTGTTTACTCCCGGAATGAGTCCAGCCAGGTGGCAATGAGTCGTGAATTCGAGGACCCGCGTCTTCATTTTCGCATTGGTGATATTCGAGACAAGGATGCCTTAACCGTTGCATGTCAGCATGTGGATTATGTATTTCATCTCGCAGCGCTCAAGCATGTGCCGGTGTGTGAAGATCAACCGTATGAAGCTCTCAAAACCAATGTGATCGGCACACAGAATGTCATCGAGGCTGCGATTGAAAATCAGGTGGAAAAGGTCATATATATCTCAACCGACAAGGCTGCCAATCCATCCAACTTCTATGGCATGACGAAAGCGATTGGTGAGAAGTTGATCGTATATGCCAATTTGCTTCATAGCAATACGCGGTTTGTAACCGTACGTGGTGGGAATGTACTTGGAACAAACGGCAGTGTTGTACACTTATTCAAAAATCAGATTCGATCCAAAGGTCAAGTGTCCATCACGGATATGAAAATGACTCGATTCTTTCTCACGCTGAAAGATGCGATCACATTGCTGTTCAAAGCTTCGGTGGAAAGTGTCGGTGGTGAGATTTTTGTCATGACGATGCCAACGTGCAAAATCGTAGACCTGGCAGAAGTACTGATTGAGGATTCGGGTGTAGAGAATGTCTCCATTGTGGAGCGTGGCACTCGGCCTGGCGAGAAGATTCACGAGATTCTGATGAGTGAAT
Above is a window of Paenibacillus sp. E222 DNA encoding:
- a CDS encoding glycosyltransferase family 4 protein, giving the protein MATKPKLMLFSHVCNTRSITGAEKLLLHFMREMGSIFDCVLVVPQEGKLAGLARRFDIQVKVCFLPMLHGVYTPYRGIATDAEQLRHNPAYQDVVSLIRETAPDLVLTNTCVNVMPAVAAKSLQIPVIWKITEIIQLNEHTNEAVQMIGRYSDWIIGISESAAAPFKQAGMSAKLTVISPTWDPALPDPERWVHLRERKRKEIGFKPSQICIGYISSFIYDAKGLKPFVDMALQLCETHPRCRFWIIGTSADKKYYDECVSRVKKSGYYRRFTFTPFEENVSPAYTAMDMVIIPSMVKEGFGMTALEGLYFAKPVIAFAQGGLEELLESVGSGAFLAPAGDSQALATLATTLLNDPELASDTGWRNRTEAEKLYGIETYRAKLHTMVTQWLMRFPGWFPYIQPPNGPVYAWGEGRLRTVLILEPASVRARLFPLTVIQALPISPLPPLAIGQPVHEGTEHRSGHRTGRSRSPHSTHRSRVRNRMKQRGTGIGGRKLKASKKKKQRVRVGQPIVRKRTPGKTKRSRARRRLSNRR
- a CDS encoding polysaccharide biosynthesis protein; translation: MFENKRILVTGGTGSWGYELVAQLLPQQPKEIIVYSRNESSQVAMSREFEDPRLHFRIGDIRDKDALTVACQHVDYVFHLAALKHVPVCEDQPYEALKTNVIGTQNVIEAAIENQVEKVIYISTDKAANPSNFYGMTKAIGEKLIVYANLLHSNTRFVTVRGGNVLGTNGSVVHLFKNQIRSKGQVSITDMKMTRFFLTLKDAITLLFKASVESVGGEIFVMTMPTCKIVDLAEVLIEDSGVENVSIVERGTRPGEKIHEILMSEFESMTTVVYDEQYLVILPTLGIPGLKEHYTNCPPVSFSSFSSEHQLMNKQEIRDILKRGGFLS
- the wecB gene encoding non-hydrolyzing UDP-N-acetylglucosamine 2-epimerase, translated to MKIMTVLGTRPEIIRLSLIISKLDQYASKHILVHTGQNFTESLSGLFFKEMGLRAPDYVLQDEAASLGRQLSSMFTQMEDLLNQEKPDKVLLLGDTNSALCAVLAERMGIPVIHMEAGNRCFDLDVPEEKNRRVIDAISTINMPYTEQSKKHLVNEGVPSRRIVLTGNPIYEVMRHYDAQVNSSKILKKLKLKSGQYFLVTAHRAENVDHPPHLLEIMKGLNQVAEEHAMRVICSIHPRTAIRIAEHLQLEMHPLVEFHEPFGFFDFVMLERHARCALTDSGTVQEECCIMGVPTVTMRRTTERPETVDCGSNVVSGLDAERIAGCVKVMIEMSNDWDCPQGYKATDVSSKVVKFLLGGKLHV